A single region of the Labrus bergylta chromosome 10, fLabBer1.1, whole genome shotgun sequence genome encodes:
- the si:dkey-192p21.6 gene encoding heparan-alpha-glucosaminide N-acetyltransferase isoform X4, whose amino-acid sequence MEPRGLLIASLILFILVTSSLGGHLKSGPTLKMDQALLTFQNQLTEEVQVFYTTDYCYKCVYQHMVTVKPNNNNESTVISSKFTLTMQVESQNRNATLCRWSRTYGEDGHYTIWIKLSEATAILVAALFLALIALLFIGAPYIYRRCTTKCIKTICCQMDNDGGQSFEDEHNTTKTKPTRLCSLDTFRGFALTVMVFVNYGGGGYWFFQHAPWNGLTVADLVMPWFVFIIGTSVVLAFRSMQRRGVSRLQQLRKITWRTGILVMLGFCFLNYSPRDGPLSLSWLRVPGVLQRLGFTYFVLSLLQTFWGQKEIPPTANHLGNPVQDVILYWQQWLIIILLETLWLCITFLMPVPDCPTGYLGAGGIGDKGLYPNCTGGAAGYIDRWMFGDNMYRYPTCKEMYLTTQPFDPEGVLGTINSIVIGFLGMQAGKIIIFYKGRNVHILSRFIVWAAILGISAAILSKCTRDGGFIPVNKNLWSLSYVMCMGCFSFLLLAGIYFVTDMKSWWSGQPFIFPGMNSIFVYVGHSLLGFYFPFSWEMRFQQSHWEWLLQSLWGTALWVLIAYLLYKKNFFLKI is encoded by the exons ATGGAGCCCAGGGGACTGCTAATAGCAagtctgattttatttattcttgttACTAGCAGCCTAGGAGGACATTTAAAATCAG GGCCGACTCTGAAGATGGACCAGGCTTTATTGACATTTCAAAATCAGCTGACTGAAGAAGTGCAGGTCTTCTACACCACAGATTATTGCTACAag tGTGTGTATCAACACATGGTCACTGTGaaacccaacaacaacaatgaatcgACAGTCATCAGCTCAAAATTTACCCTGACTATGCAAGTGGAATCACAGAACAGGAATGCAACTCTTTGCAG ATGGAGTCGGACGTATGGAGAAGATGGTCATTACACTATTTGGATCAAACTGTCAGAGGCTACCG CTATCTTGGTGGCAGCTCTCTTTCTGGCTCTAATTGCTCTCTTATTCATTGGAGCACCCTACATCTACAG ACGTTGTACAACCAAATGTATTAAGACCATTTGCTGCCAAATGGATAAT GATGGAGGACAATCATTTGAAGATGAGCACAAtacgactaaaactaaaccaacacGTCTGTGCTCTCTGGACACTTTTCGAGG GTTTGCCTTGACAGTCATGGTTTTCGTGAACTACGGTGGAGGAGGCTACTGGTTCTTTCAACATGCACCATGGAATG GTCTAACTGTCGCAGATCTTGTTATGCCATG GTTTGTGTTTATCATTGGAACTTCGGTGGTGTTGGCTTTCAGATCTatgcagaggagaggagtgagcCGGCTGCAGCAGCTACGCAAAATCACCTGGAGAACAGGTATCCTTGTGATGCTCGGCTTCTGCTTCCTTAACTACTCTCCAAGAGATGGGCCAC TTTCCTTGTCCTGGCTGAGAGTCCCTGGAGTGCTGCAGCGTCTGGGCTTTACTTACTTTGTTCTGTCTCTCCTGCAGACTTTCTGGGGCCAGAAAGAAATCCCTCCGACAGCG AACCATTTGGGCAACCCTGTTCAGGATGTGATCCTTTATTGGCAACAGTGGCTGATTATTATCTTGCTGGAGACTCTGTGGCTATGCATCACTTTCCTCATGCCTGTGCCCGACTGCCCAAC AGGATATTTGGGAGCTGGTGGAATTGGTGATAAAGGTCTTTACCCAAACTGCACTGGAGGTGCAGCAGGTTACATTGATAGATGGATGTTTGGTGATAATATGTACCGATACCCCACATGCAAA GAAATGTATCTCACCACACAGCCCTTTGACCCAGAGGGGGTTTTGGGTACAATCAACTCAATCGTCATTGGATTCCTGGGGATGCAA GCTGGAAAAATTATCATTTTCTACAAGGGAAGGAACGTCCACATTCTCTCGCGTTTCATTGTGTGGGCTGCCATCCTG GGAATCTCTGCAGCCATCCTTTCTAAGTGCACACGAGATGGAGGATTTATACCTGTCAATAAAAACCTTTG GTCGTTGTCTTATGTGATGTGTATGGGCTGCTTCTCCTTCCTATTGCTGGCAGGCATATACTTTGTAACTGATATGAAGAGTTGGTGGAGCGGACAGCCATTCATATTCCCAG GTATGAACTCTATCTTTGTATATGTTGGCCACTCTCTCCTTGGTTTTTACTTCCCCTTCAGTTGGGAGATGCGCTTCCAGCAAAGCCATTGGGAATGGCTCCTTCAAAGCCTGTGGGGAACTGCACTGTGGGTACTCATTGCTTACCTGCTGTACAAGAAGAATTTCTTTCTCAAAATATAA
- the si:dkey-192p21.6 gene encoding heparan-alpha-glucosaminide N-acetyltransferase isoform X3, whose amino-acid sequence MEPRGLLIASLILFILVTSSLGGHLKSGPTLKMDQALLTFQNQLTEEVQVFYTTDYCYKCVYQHMVTVKPNNNNESTVISSKFTLTMQVESQNRNATLCRWSRTYGEDGHYTIWIKLSEATAILVAALFLALIALLFIGAPYIYSRRCTTKCIKTICCQMDNDGGQSFEDEHNTTKTKPTRLCSLDTFRGFALTVMVFVNYGGGGYWFFQHAPWNGLTVADLVMPWFVFIIGTSVVLAFRSMQRRGVSRLQQLRKITWRTGILVMLGFCFLNYSPRDGPLSLSWLRVPGVLQRLGFTYFVLSLLQTFWGQKEIPPTANHLGNPVQDVILYWQQWLIIILLETLWLCITFLMPVPDCPTGYLGAGGIGDKGLYPNCTGGAAGYIDRWMFGDNMYRYPTCKEMYLTTQPFDPEGVLGTINSIVIGFLGMQAGKIIIFYKGRNVHILSRFIVWAAILGISAAILSKCTRDGGFIPVNKNLWSLSYVMCMGCFSFLLLAGIYFVTDMKSWWSGQPFIFPGMNSIFVYVGHSLLGFYFPFSWEMRFQQSHWEWLLQSLWGTALWVLIAYLLYKKNFFLKI is encoded by the exons ATGGAGCCCAGGGGACTGCTAATAGCAagtctgattttatttattcttgttACTAGCAGCCTAGGAGGACATTTAAAATCAG GGCCGACTCTGAAGATGGACCAGGCTTTATTGACATTTCAAAATCAGCTGACTGAAGAAGTGCAGGTCTTCTACACCACAGATTATTGCTACAag tGTGTGTATCAACACATGGTCACTGTGaaacccaacaacaacaatgaatcgACAGTCATCAGCTCAAAATTTACCCTGACTATGCAAGTGGAATCACAGAACAGGAATGCAACTCTTTGCAG ATGGAGTCGGACGTATGGAGAAGATGGTCATTACACTATTTGGATCAAACTGTCAGAGGCTACCG CTATCTTGGTGGCAGCTCTCTTTCTGGCTCTAATTGCTCTCTTATTCATTGGAGCACCCTACATCTACAG CAGACGTTGTACAACCAAATGTATTAAGACCATTTGCTGCCAAATGGATAAT GATGGAGGACAATCATTTGAAGATGAGCACAAtacgactaaaactaaaccaacacGTCTGTGCTCTCTGGACACTTTTCGAGG GTTTGCCTTGACAGTCATGGTTTTCGTGAACTACGGTGGAGGAGGCTACTGGTTCTTTCAACATGCACCATGGAATG GTCTAACTGTCGCAGATCTTGTTATGCCATG GTTTGTGTTTATCATTGGAACTTCGGTGGTGTTGGCTTTCAGATCTatgcagaggagaggagtgagcCGGCTGCAGCAGCTACGCAAAATCACCTGGAGAACAGGTATCCTTGTGATGCTCGGCTTCTGCTTCCTTAACTACTCTCCAAGAGATGGGCCAC TTTCCTTGTCCTGGCTGAGAGTCCCTGGAGTGCTGCAGCGTCTGGGCTTTACTTACTTTGTTCTGTCTCTCCTGCAGACTTTCTGGGGCCAGAAAGAAATCCCTCCGACAGCG AACCATTTGGGCAACCCTGTTCAGGATGTGATCCTTTATTGGCAACAGTGGCTGATTATTATCTTGCTGGAGACTCTGTGGCTATGCATCACTTTCCTCATGCCTGTGCCCGACTGCCCAAC AGGATATTTGGGAGCTGGTGGAATTGGTGATAAAGGTCTTTACCCAAACTGCACTGGAGGTGCAGCAGGTTACATTGATAGATGGATGTTTGGTGATAATATGTACCGATACCCCACATGCAAA GAAATGTATCTCACCACACAGCCCTTTGACCCAGAGGGGGTTTTGGGTACAATCAACTCAATCGTCATTGGATTCCTGGGGATGCAA GCTGGAAAAATTATCATTTTCTACAAGGGAAGGAACGTCCACATTCTCTCGCGTTTCATTGTGTGGGCTGCCATCCTG GGAATCTCTGCAGCCATCCTTTCTAAGTGCACACGAGATGGAGGATTTATACCTGTCAATAAAAACCTTTG GTCGTTGTCTTATGTGATGTGTATGGGCTGCTTCTCCTTCCTATTGCTGGCAGGCATATACTTTGTAACTGATATGAAGAGTTGGTGGAGCGGACAGCCATTCATATTCCCAG GTATGAACTCTATCTTTGTATATGTTGGCCACTCTCTCCTTGGTTTTTACTTCCCCTTCAGTTGGGAGATGCGCTTCCAGCAAAGCCATTGGGAATGGCTCCTTCAAAGCCTGTGGGGAACTGCACTGTGGGTACTCATTGCTTACCTGCTGTACAAGAAGAATTTCTTTCTCAAAATATAA
- the si:dkey-192p21.6 gene encoding heparan-alpha-glucosaminide N-acetyltransferase isoform X6, with protein MQLFADGVGRMEKMVITLFGSNCQRLPVMQAASILWIKYHTTHTYNQADKTCHPISSRRCTTKCIKTICCQMDNDGGQSFEDEHNTTKTKPTRLCSLDTFRGFALTVMVFVNYGGGGYWFFQHAPWNGLTVADLVMPWFVFIIGTSVVLAFRSMQRRGVSRLQQLRKITWRTGILVMLGFCFLNYSPRDGPLSLSWLRVPGVLQRLGFTYFVLSLLQTFWGQKEIPPTANHLGNPVQDVILYWQQWLIIILLETLWLCITFLMPVPDCPTGYLGAGGIGDKGLYPNCTGGAAGYIDRWMFGDNMYRYPTCKEMYLTTQPFDPEGVLGTINSIVIGFLGMQAGKIIIFYKGRNVHILSRFIVWAAILGISAAILSKCTRDGGFIPVNKNLWSLSYVMCMGCFSFLLLAGIYFVTDMKSWWSGQPFIFPGMNSIFVYVGHSLLGFYFPFSWEMRFQQSHWEWLLQSLWGTALWVLIAYLLYKKNFFLKI; from the exons ATGCAACTCTTTGCAG ATGGAGTCGGACGTATGGAGAAGATGGTCATTACACTATTTGGATCAAACTGTCAGAGGCTACCGGTAATGCAAGCTGCATCCATACTGTGGATAAAGTACCACACAACGCATACCTAC AACCAGGCTGATAAAACTTGCCATCCCATTTCCAGCAGACGTTGTACAACCAAATGTATTAAGACCATTTGCTGCCAAATGGATAAT GATGGAGGACAATCATTTGAAGATGAGCACAAtacgactaaaactaaaccaacacGTCTGTGCTCTCTGGACACTTTTCGAGG GTTTGCCTTGACAGTCATGGTTTTCGTGAACTACGGTGGAGGAGGCTACTGGTTCTTTCAACATGCACCATGGAATG GTCTAACTGTCGCAGATCTTGTTATGCCATG GTTTGTGTTTATCATTGGAACTTCGGTGGTGTTGGCTTTCAGATCTatgcagaggagaggagtgagcCGGCTGCAGCAGCTACGCAAAATCACCTGGAGAACAGGTATCCTTGTGATGCTCGGCTTCTGCTTCCTTAACTACTCTCCAAGAGATGGGCCAC TTTCCTTGTCCTGGCTGAGAGTCCCTGGAGTGCTGCAGCGTCTGGGCTTTACTTACTTTGTTCTGTCTCTCCTGCAGACTTTCTGGGGCCAGAAAGAAATCCCTCCGACAGCG AACCATTTGGGCAACCCTGTTCAGGATGTGATCCTTTATTGGCAACAGTGGCTGATTATTATCTTGCTGGAGACTCTGTGGCTATGCATCACTTTCCTCATGCCTGTGCCCGACTGCCCAAC AGGATATTTGGGAGCTGGTGGAATTGGTGATAAAGGTCTTTACCCAAACTGCACTGGAGGTGCAGCAGGTTACATTGATAGATGGATGTTTGGTGATAATATGTACCGATACCCCACATGCAAA GAAATGTATCTCACCACACAGCCCTTTGACCCAGAGGGGGTTTTGGGTACAATCAACTCAATCGTCATTGGATTCCTGGGGATGCAA GCTGGAAAAATTATCATTTTCTACAAGGGAAGGAACGTCCACATTCTCTCGCGTTTCATTGTGTGGGCTGCCATCCTG GGAATCTCTGCAGCCATCCTTTCTAAGTGCACACGAGATGGAGGATTTATACCTGTCAATAAAAACCTTTG GTCGTTGTCTTATGTGATGTGTATGGGCTGCTTCTCCTTCCTATTGCTGGCAGGCATATACTTTGTAACTGATATGAAGAGTTGGTGGAGCGGACAGCCATTCATATTCCCAG GTATGAACTCTATCTTTGTATATGTTGGCCACTCTCTCCTTGGTTTTTACTTCCCCTTCAGTTGGGAGATGCGCTTCCAGCAAAGCCATTGGGAATGGCTCCTTCAAAGCCTGTGGGGAACTGCACTGTGGGTACTCATTGCTTACCTGCTGTACAAGAAGAATTTCTTTCTCAAAATATAA
- the si:dkey-192p21.6 gene encoding heparan-alpha-glucosaminide N-acetyltransferase isoform X2 has product MEPRGLLIASLILFILVTSSLGGHLKSGPTLKMDQALLTFQNQLTEEVQVFYTTDYCYKCVYQHMVTVKPNNNNESTVISSKFTLTMQVESQNRNATLCRWSRTYGEDGHYTIWIKLSEATGNASCIHTVDKVPHNAYLPILVAALFLALIALLFIGAPYIYRRCTTKCIKTICCQMDNDGGQSFEDEHNTTKTKPTRLCSLDTFRGFALTVMVFVNYGGGGYWFFQHAPWNGLTVADLVMPWFVFIIGTSVVLAFRSMQRRGVSRLQQLRKITWRTGILVMLGFCFLNYSPRDGPLSLSWLRVPGVLQRLGFTYFVLSLLQTFWGQKEIPPTANHLGNPVQDVILYWQQWLIIILLETLWLCITFLMPVPDCPTGYLGAGGIGDKGLYPNCTGGAAGYIDRWMFGDNMYRYPTCKEMYLTTQPFDPEGVLGTINSIVIGFLGMQAGKIIIFYKGRNVHILSRFIVWAAILGISAAILSKCTRDGGFIPVNKNLWSLSYVMCMGCFSFLLLAGIYFVTDMKSWWSGQPFIFPGMNSIFVYVGHSLLGFYFPFSWEMRFQQSHWEWLLQSLWGTALWVLIAYLLYKKNFFLKI; this is encoded by the exons ATGGAGCCCAGGGGACTGCTAATAGCAagtctgattttatttattcttgttACTAGCAGCCTAGGAGGACATTTAAAATCAG GGCCGACTCTGAAGATGGACCAGGCTTTATTGACATTTCAAAATCAGCTGACTGAAGAAGTGCAGGTCTTCTACACCACAGATTATTGCTACAag tGTGTGTATCAACACATGGTCACTGTGaaacccaacaacaacaatgaatcgACAGTCATCAGCTCAAAATTTACCCTGACTATGCAAGTGGAATCACAGAACAGGAATGCAACTCTTTGCAG ATGGAGTCGGACGTATGGAGAAGATGGTCATTACACTATTTGGATCAAACTGTCAGAGGCTACCGGTAATGCAAGCTGCATCCATACTGTGGATAAAGTACCACACAACGCATACCTAC CTATCTTGGTGGCAGCTCTCTTTCTGGCTCTAATTGCTCTCTTATTCATTGGAGCACCCTACATCTACAG ACGTTGTACAACCAAATGTATTAAGACCATTTGCTGCCAAATGGATAAT GATGGAGGACAATCATTTGAAGATGAGCACAAtacgactaaaactaaaccaacacGTCTGTGCTCTCTGGACACTTTTCGAGG GTTTGCCTTGACAGTCATGGTTTTCGTGAACTACGGTGGAGGAGGCTACTGGTTCTTTCAACATGCACCATGGAATG GTCTAACTGTCGCAGATCTTGTTATGCCATG GTTTGTGTTTATCATTGGAACTTCGGTGGTGTTGGCTTTCAGATCTatgcagaggagaggagtgagcCGGCTGCAGCAGCTACGCAAAATCACCTGGAGAACAGGTATCCTTGTGATGCTCGGCTTCTGCTTCCTTAACTACTCTCCAAGAGATGGGCCAC TTTCCTTGTCCTGGCTGAGAGTCCCTGGAGTGCTGCAGCGTCTGGGCTTTACTTACTTTGTTCTGTCTCTCCTGCAGACTTTCTGGGGCCAGAAAGAAATCCCTCCGACAGCG AACCATTTGGGCAACCCTGTTCAGGATGTGATCCTTTATTGGCAACAGTGGCTGATTATTATCTTGCTGGAGACTCTGTGGCTATGCATCACTTTCCTCATGCCTGTGCCCGACTGCCCAAC AGGATATTTGGGAGCTGGTGGAATTGGTGATAAAGGTCTTTACCCAAACTGCACTGGAGGTGCAGCAGGTTACATTGATAGATGGATGTTTGGTGATAATATGTACCGATACCCCACATGCAAA GAAATGTATCTCACCACACAGCCCTTTGACCCAGAGGGGGTTTTGGGTACAATCAACTCAATCGTCATTGGATTCCTGGGGATGCAA GCTGGAAAAATTATCATTTTCTACAAGGGAAGGAACGTCCACATTCTCTCGCGTTTCATTGTGTGGGCTGCCATCCTG GGAATCTCTGCAGCCATCCTTTCTAAGTGCACACGAGATGGAGGATTTATACCTGTCAATAAAAACCTTTG GTCGTTGTCTTATGTGATGTGTATGGGCTGCTTCTCCTTCCTATTGCTGGCAGGCATATACTTTGTAACTGATATGAAGAGTTGGTGGAGCGGACAGCCATTCATATTCCCAG GTATGAACTCTATCTTTGTATATGTTGGCCACTCTCTCCTTGGTTTTTACTTCCCCTTCAGTTGGGAGATGCGCTTCCAGCAAAGCCATTGGGAATGGCTCCTTCAAAGCCTGTGGGGAACTGCACTGTGGGTACTCATTGCTTACCTGCTGTACAAGAAGAATTTCTTTCTCAAAATATAA
- the si:dkey-192p21.6 gene encoding heparan-alpha-glucosaminide N-acetyltransferase isoform X1, with the protein MEPRGLLIASLILFILVTSSLGGHLKSGPTLKMDQALLTFQNQLTEEVQVFYTTDYCYKCVYQHMVTVKPNNNNESTVISSKFTLTMQVESQNRNATLCRWSRTYGEDGHYTIWIKLSEATGNASCIHTVDKVPHNAYLPILVAALFLALIALLFIGAPYIYSRRCTTKCIKTICCQMDNDGGQSFEDEHNTTKTKPTRLCSLDTFRGFALTVMVFVNYGGGGYWFFQHAPWNGLTVADLVMPWFVFIIGTSVVLAFRSMQRRGVSRLQQLRKITWRTGILVMLGFCFLNYSPRDGPLSLSWLRVPGVLQRLGFTYFVLSLLQTFWGQKEIPPTANHLGNPVQDVILYWQQWLIIILLETLWLCITFLMPVPDCPTGYLGAGGIGDKGLYPNCTGGAAGYIDRWMFGDNMYRYPTCKEMYLTTQPFDPEGVLGTINSIVIGFLGMQAGKIIIFYKGRNVHILSRFIVWAAILGISAAILSKCTRDGGFIPVNKNLWSLSYVMCMGCFSFLLLAGIYFVTDMKSWWSGQPFIFPGMNSIFVYVGHSLLGFYFPFSWEMRFQQSHWEWLLQSLWGTALWVLIAYLLYKKNFFLKI; encoded by the exons ATGGAGCCCAGGGGACTGCTAATAGCAagtctgattttatttattcttgttACTAGCAGCCTAGGAGGACATTTAAAATCAG GGCCGACTCTGAAGATGGACCAGGCTTTATTGACATTTCAAAATCAGCTGACTGAAGAAGTGCAGGTCTTCTACACCACAGATTATTGCTACAag tGTGTGTATCAACACATGGTCACTGTGaaacccaacaacaacaatgaatcgACAGTCATCAGCTCAAAATTTACCCTGACTATGCAAGTGGAATCACAGAACAGGAATGCAACTCTTTGCAG ATGGAGTCGGACGTATGGAGAAGATGGTCATTACACTATTTGGATCAAACTGTCAGAGGCTACCGGTAATGCAAGCTGCATCCATACTGTGGATAAAGTACCACACAACGCATACCTAC CTATCTTGGTGGCAGCTCTCTTTCTGGCTCTAATTGCTCTCTTATTCATTGGAGCACCCTACATCTACAG CAGACGTTGTACAACCAAATGTATTAAGACCATTTGCTGCCAAATGGATAAT GATGGAGGACAATCATTTGAAGATGAGCACAAtacgactaaaactaaaccaacacGTCTGTGCTCTCTGGACACTTTTCGAGG GTTTGCCTTGACAGTCATGGTTTTCGTGAACTACGGTGGAGGAGGCTACTGGTTCTTTCAACATGCACCATGGAATG GTCTAACTGTCGCAGATCTTGTTATGCCATG GTTTGTGTTTATCATTGGAACTTCGGTGGTGTTGGCTTTCAGATCTatgcagaggagaggagtgagcCGGCTGCAGCAGCTACGCAAAATCACCTGGAGAACAGGTATCCTTGTGATGCTCGGCTTCTGCTTCCTTAACTACTCTCCAAGAGATGGGCCAC TTTCCTTGTCCTGGCTGAGAGTCCCTGGAGTGCTGCAGCGTCTGGGCTTTACTTACTTTGTTCTGTCTCTCCTGCAGACTTTCTGGGGCCAGAAAGAAATCCCTCCGACAGCG AACCATTTGGGCAACCCTGTTCAGGATGTGATCCTTTATTGGCAACAGTGGCTGATTATTATCTTGCTGGAGACTCTGTGGCTATGCATCACTTTCCTCATGCCTGTGCCCGACTGCCCAAC AGGATATTTGGGAGCTGGTGGAATTGGTGATAAAGGTCTTTACCCAAACTGCACTGGAGGTGCAGCAGGTTACATTGATAGATGGATGTTTGGTGATAATATGTACCGATACCCCACATGCAAA GAAATGTATCTCACCACACAGCCCTTTGACCCAGAGGGGGTTTTGGGTACAATCAACTCAATCGTCATTGGATTCCTGGGGATGCAA GCTGGAAAAATTATCATTTTCTACAAGGGAAGGAACGTCCACATTCTCTCGCGTTTCATTGTGTGGGCTGCCATCCTG GGAATCTCTGCAGCCATCCTTTCTAAGTGCACACGAGATGGAGGATTTATACCTGTCAATAAAAACCTTTG GTCGTTGTCTTATGTGATGTGTATGGGCTGCTTCTCCTTCCTATTGCTGGCAGGCATATACTTTGTAACTGATATGAAGAGTTGGTGGAGCGGACAGCCATTCATATTCCCAG GTATGAACTCTATCTTTGTATATGTTGGCCACTCTCTCCTTGGTTTTTACTTCCCCTTCAGTTGGGAGATGCGCTTCCAGCAAAGCCATTGGGAATGGCTCCTTCAAAGCCTGTGGGGAACTGCACTGTGGGTACTCATTGCTTACCTGCTGTACAAGAAGAATTTCTTTCTCAAAATATAA
- the si:dkey-192p21.6 gene encoding heparan-alpha-glucosaminide N-acetyltransferase isoform X5 — MEPRGLLIASLILFILVTSSLGGHLKSGPTLKMDQALLTFQNQLTEEVQVFYTTDYCYKCVYQHMVTVKPNNNNESTVISSKFTLTMQVESQNRNATLCRWSRTYGEDGHYTIWIKLSEATGNASCIHTVDKVPHNAYLPILVAALFLALIALLFIGAPYIYSRRCTTKCIKTICCQMDNDGGQSFEDEHNTTKTKPTRLCSLDTFRGFALTVMVFVNYGGGGYWFFQHAPWNGLTVADLVMPWFVFIIGTSVVLAFRSMQRRGVSRLQQLRKITWRTGILVMLGFCFLNYSPRDGPLSLSWLRVPGVLQRLGFTYFVLSLLQTFWGQKEIPPTANHLGNPVQDVILYWQQWLIIILLETLWLCITFLMPVPDCPTGYLGAGGIGDKGLYPNCTGGAAGYIDRWMFGDNMYRYPTCKEMYLTTQPFDPEGVLGTINSIVIGFLGMQAGKIIIFYKGRNVHILSRFIVWAAILVNFAECCPAPDSY; from the exons ATGGAGCCCAGGGGACTGCTAATAGCAagtctgattttatttattcttgttACTAGCAGCCTAGGAGGACATTTAAAATCAG GGCCGACTCTGAAGATGGACCAGGCTTTATTGACATTTCAAAATCAGCTGACTGAAGAAGTGCAGGTCTTCTACACCACAGATTATTGCTACAag tGTGTGTATCAACACATGGTCACTGTGaaacccaacaacaacaatgaatcgACAGTCATCAGCTCAAAATTTACCCTGACTATGCAAGTGGAATCACAGAACAGGAATGCAACTCTTTGCAG ATGGAGTCGGACGTATGGAGAAGATGGTCATTACACTATTTGGATCAAACTGTCAGAGGCTACCGGTAATGCAAGCTGCATCCATACTGTGGATAAAGTACCACACAACGCATACCTAC CTATCTTGGTGGCAGCTCTCTTTCTGGCTCTAATTGCTCTCTTATTCATTGGAGCACCCTACATCTACAG CAGACGTTGTACAACCAAATGTATTAAGACCATTTGCTGCCAAATGGATAAT GATGGAGGACAATCATTTGAAGATGAGCACAAtacgactaaaactaaaccaacacGTCTGTGCTCTCTGGACACTTTTCGAGG GTTTGCCTTGACAGTCATGGTTTTCGTGAACTACGGTGGAGGAGGCTACTGGTTCTTTCAACATGCACCATGGAATG GTCTAACTGTCGCAGATCTTGTTATGCCATG GTTTGTGTTTATCATTGGAACTTCGGTGGTGTTGGCTTTCAGATCTatgcagaggagaggagtgagcCGGCTGCAGCAGCTACGCAAAATCACCTGGAGAACAGGTATCCTTGTGATGCTCGGCTTCTGCTTCCTTAACTACTCTCCAAGAGATGGGCCAC TTTCCTTGTCCTGGCTGAGAGTCCCTGGAGTGCTGCAGCGTCTGGGCTTTACTTACTTTGTTCTGTCTCTCCTGCAGACTTTCTGGGGCCAGAAAGAAATCCCTCCGACAGCG AACCATTTGGGCAACCCTGTTCAGGATGTGATCCTTTATTGGCAACAGTGGCTGATTATTATCTTGCTGGAGACTCTGTGGCTATGCATCACTTTCCTCATGCCTGTGCCCGACTGCCCAAC AGGATATTTGGGAGCTGGTGGAATTGGTGATAAAGGTCTTTACCCAAACTGCACTGGAGGTGCAGCAGGTTACATTGATAGATGGATGTTTGGTGATAATATGTACCGATACCCCACATGCAAA GAAATGTATCTCACCACACAGCCCTTTGACCCAGAGGGGGTTTTGGGTACAATCAACTCAATCGTCATTGGATTCCTGGGGATGCAA GCTGGAAAAATTATCATTTTCTACAAGGGAAGGAACGTCCACATTCTCTCGCGTTTCATTGTGTGGGCTGCCATCCTG GTCAACTTTGCAGAGTGTTGTCCAGCCCCTGATAGCTACTGA